CCTCGCTCATATGCATCAATGGTTCCACATCTTTCAGATCCAGTTCATTTAACTTTTCTACAAAACCGATCATTTTTTCAAGATCACCCCGGAATTCAAGCTGCTCTTCCTGCGAAAAGCTAAGTTTGGACAGATGCGCCAGTTTATTGATTAAAGACTCATTTACTTCCATTTGTCAAAGATAAAGCGTAGAAATTTTAAATACTACATAACAAATAGCAAAAATCAAATACTAAATCAGAAATATTAAATGTTTAAGTGAAGATGCCGTTGCTGCTCCATGATCTGCCCCGGCTCAATATCCCAGGAAATGCCTGGTAGCGTGCGAAGTTTGATATACTTAAAAATGCATCTGACCCGAAACTTTAAACCTGAACCACTTTCTCAATCGGTCGGTTACGTCCCAGGATCAGTGATTTGCCTGCCTATCAACCGATCTAACCTGAATGAACATGAAACAATTCAAGCTCCCGCTCCCAGCCACATGGCTCCGCCGGCACTGTCGCGACTGGCTCCGGTTACCGAGCTAAGCACATTGACTTCTTCCCGCCAGCGCAGCACGGCCATCAGCGCCATGATCAGGGCTTCCTTATATAACACCAGCTTTTCGTCCGGAACGATGACCGGTATTTTCAGTACCGCTTTTAACCGGCTGATCAAAAACCCATTCAAGGCCCCGCCTCCGGTTACCAGCAATTGCGCTCCTTCCAGCCCATAATCCGCATCGGTTTCAAGCGCCTGCAACACCTGCTGTATGATGTGCTCCACATAAGTACGCAACTGATCCTTCAACCGGCCTCCCCTGCGTTTTATGATCGGGTAAACCGTGTCCGTTCCAAAATCATTAGCCAGCGATTTGGGCGCCGGCAACTGGTAATAGTTTAAAGCATTCAGCTCAAGGAGCAGCGCTTCATCTACCAAACCGCTTGCAGCCAGGGCGCCGTTTTCATCATAGGCCTTCCCCAATTCACCGGCCAGCAGGTTCAGCACCCGGTTGGCCGCACAAATATCGAAGGCTTTGTAACGTGCTCCCTTTATCGTCAGGTTCGCAATCCCCCCAAGGTTTAATAAGTAGCGGTATTGACCCAGCAACAGCTGCTCTCCTGCCGGCACAATGGGCGCGCCCTGGCCTCCAAGAGCTATATCCAGGGCCCTGAGATCGGATACAACCGTAAGCCCGGTTTCCGCTGCAATGGCGGCCCCATCTCCGATCTGGCCGGTCATTCTGCGCTCCGGCATATGAAACGTCGTATGCCCGTGGGAGCCGATTACCGCTACCTTATAGTGCAAATCATACCGGTCGATAAATTCATTTACCCGTTCCCCGATATAATGACCATAATCTGCATGCAGCAACTGATATTCCAGTGCATTCAATGAAACCGCATTTTCCAGTCTTGATTTCCACTCCGGGGAATAGGGCAAACAATCCGCTTGCTGAATCTCAAACTGCCATTTCCCCCCATTTTCATGAAACTCAACAAACGCAATATCCAGTCCGTCAAGCGAGCTGCCGCTCATCAATCCTATAGCCCTGTAGATCATAATAAAATTTTAGATTCGCCAAAAATAACAGATTGCTGAATGCTAAACGCTAAACGCTGAATGCTGTAGGCTGAAAACTGAAGGCTAAATGCTAAACACCAACGGGCAAAACCTTAAAACCCCACATCTCCAGCCCGTTGCCGAAGACTGAAAGCTGATCACTTTATTCTCAAATATTATCTTATTTTTATTCCGCCGGAAACAGCAATAAACAGTTCCAACATGGTCATAAATTTAAGCGCGCAACACAGCCTGGTAAGCAATTGGGTAAGCGAACTCAGAGATATTGAGGTACAACAGGATCGTATGCGTTTTCGCAGAAACCTGGAGCGTATCGGGGAAGTGATCGCTTATGAAATCAGCCGGGAGCTGCCTTATAAAACAGTAGAAACACAAACCCCGCTTGGCATCTCCAACTCCCTTGTGCTGGAGGAGCAGCCCGTGCTGGCCACCATTCTGCGGGCCGGGCTTCCCCTGCATCAGGGACTGCTGAATTATTTCGACAAGGCCGACAATGCGTTTGTATCGGCCTACCGCAAGCATCATAAAGACGGCAGTTTTACGATCAATGTCGAATACCTCAGCAGCCCGGAGCTGGAAGACCGGATTGTGATCATTTCGGACCCGATGCTGGCCACCGGAGCATCCCTGGTAAAAACCGTCCAGTACCTGCGGGAAGTAGGCCGTCCAAAGCTCATTTATG
The sequence above is a segment of the Niabella agricola genome. Coding sequences within it:
- the gatC gene encoding Asp-tRNA(Asn)/Glu-tRNA(Gln) amidotransferase subunit GatC; translation: MEVNESLINKLAHLSKLSFSQEEQLEFRGDLEKMIGFVEKLNELDLKDVEPLMHMSEEINVLRDDEVKGSITREEALLNAPATDGVFFKVPKVIRK
- a CDS encoding anhydro-N-acetylmuramic acid kinase, producing MIYRAIGLMSGSSLDGLDIAFVEFHENGGKWQFEIQQADCLPYSPEWKSRLENAVSLNALEYQLLHADYGHYIGERVNEFIDRYDLHYKVAVIGSHGHTTFHMPERRMTGQIGDGAAIAAETGLTVVSDLRALDIALGGQGAPIVPAGEQLLLGQYRYLLNLGGIANLTIKGARYKAFDICAANRVLNLLAGELGKAYDENGALAASGLVDEALLLELNALNYYQLPAPKSLANDFGTDTVYPIIKRRGGRLKDQLRTYVEHIIQQVLQALETDADYGLEGAQLLVTGGGALNGFLISRLKAVLKIPVIVPDEKLVLYKEALIMALMAVLRWREEVNVLSSVTGASRDSAGGAMWLGAGA
- the upp gene encoding uracil phosphoribosyltransferase, whose protein sequence is MVINLSAQHSLVSNWVSELRDIEVQQDRMRFRRNLERIGEVIAYEISRELPYKTVETQTPLGISNSLVLEEQPVLATILRAGLPLHQGLLNYFDKADNAFVSAYRKHHKDGSFTINVEYLSSPELEDRIVIISDPMLATGASLVKTVQYLREVGRPKLIYVAAAIACTEGIEYILREEPSLKLWCGDIDDEITAKGYIVPGLGDAGDLAFGGKAQY